The genomic interval GGCGACCGGCTCGAAACCGACGTGCGGCTCGCCGACAACGTCGGATGCGAGTCGGTCTGCGTGCTGACCGGCGACGCCGACCGGCTCGACGCCGAGCGAAGCGACCTCGCTCCGACGCTGGTCGCCCCGAGCGTGGGGACGCTGACCCGGTTTATCGCTGGCGACCCGGTCGCCGACGAACGCGCACAGACCGCCGAGTCGGGGACGCGCGAGGCGACCTCGGAGCCGAGCGACGGCGAACTGGCGACCGAGACCGACGGCGGGAGCGCGACGCTCCCGCCGCGGGCGGAGGACGACGAGTCGTGAGCGTCCGGACGGGGTACGTGACCCAGACCCACACCGGAGCCGTCTCGTGGCGCGAGGCGGTCGAACAGGGCGAGCGCATCGGCTTCGACTTCGTGGAACTGTACATGGACGGCTCGACCGAGCGGACCGCCCTCGACGCCGAATCGGTCGCCGAGGCGACCGATTCGGCGGGACTGGACCTGCTGGTCCACCTGCCGTTCGCCGACCTCGACCTCGGGACGCCCCGCGACCGGGTCCGGGAGGCCGCCCTCGACGAGCACCGCGCCTGCATCGACGCCGCGGCGTCGATGGGCGCGGAGAAGGCGGTCCTCCACGCGAGCTCCCACGCGTCGCCGCCTGAATGGACGTTTAACGACGTTCGACCCCACCTGCTGGACTCGGTCCGCGAACTCGACGGGTACGCGGCCGACCGCGACGTGGCGGTCTGCGTCGAGAACCTCCCGAGCGTCCGATTCACGGTCCACGACTTCGAGACGGTGTTCGCCGAGACCGACGCCGCGATGACGTTCGACACCGGCCACGCCCGGGTCGACGGGATGGACGCCGAGGAGATGGCGGCGTTCCTCGACGACCGCGGCGACCGGGTGAGCCACGTCCACGTCAACGACGCCCGCGAGGACCGCGACGAACACGTCCCGACCGGGTCGGGGACGACCGACTTCGAGACCGCGCTCGCGCCCCTCCGCGAGGGCTGGGACGGAACGGTC from Halorussus salilacus carries:
- a CDS encoding sugar phosphate isomerase/epimerase family protein, with the protein product MSVRTGYVTQTHTGAVSWREAVEQGERIGFDFVELYMDGSTERTALDAESVAEATDSAGLDLLVHLPFADLDLGTPRDRVREAALDEHRACIDAAASMGAEKAVLHASSHASPPEWTFNDVRPHLLDSVRELDGYAADRDVAVCVENLPSVRFTVHDFETVFAETDAAMTFDTGHARVDGMDAEEMAAFLDDRGDRVSHVHVNDAREDRDEHVPTGSGTTDFETALAPLREGWDGTVSAEVYTFDFDYLALSARKLSEFL